In Halobacteriovorax sp. HLS, one DNA window encodes the following:
- a CDS encoding ATP-binding protein, with the protein MNENSLNELLENLSISVYECSITTERKVLSSNTYMKDFLSLESEQDINIFDLVDDDSKEEYLQEFELMKKTKKSRNLAYAINLLNGKKKWVQDNMTPILDINGEIKSIYGVMTDITVQKKAETIMFDYNEALKQGIHEKTFELTKVNTELENINKMKDKFFSIIAHDLRGPFSGITKYIELIIDDKESVSKEEICEALQSIHTASKGLYQLMENLLSWAQLQNKNSQAQKSRIKVEKIFKEVKEAIGLNAQVKNIEIALEPTKELTLHGDYFMIKTAIYNLLTNAIKFTPEKGIIKLKSSLQNENVKIEVIDSGIGMSNEIKDNLFNIGSKNSRKGTNGEPGTGLGLLLTKEFIELNHGKIDVHSSPNLGTTFEILLPKCS; encoded by the coding sequence ATGAATGAAAATAGTCTAAATGAACTTTTAGAAAATCTATCCATATCTGTATATGAGTGCTCTATTACGACAGAAAGAAAAGTTCTTTCTAGCAATACCTATATGAAGGATTTCTTATCATTAGAATCAGAGCAAGATATTAATATCTTTGATTTGGTAGACGACGATTCTAAAGAAGAATACTTGCAAGAGTTCGAACTCATGAAGAAGACGAAGAAAAGTCGTAACTTGGCCTACGCAATAAATCTTCTAAATGGAAAAAAGAAATGGGTTCAAGATAATATGACACCAATTCTAGACATAAATGGTGAGATAAAATCAATATATGGAGTCATGACAGATATAACAGTACAAAAAAAAGCTGAGACAATTATGTTTGACTACAATGAGGCACTAAAACAAGGAATACATGAGAAGACATTTGAACTGACTAAAGTAAATACTGAGTTAGAAAATATCAATAAAATGAAAGATAAATTCTTTTCAATTATTGCTCACGATCTAAGAGGACCATTCTCTGGTATCACAAAATATATAGAGCTAATCATTGATGATAAAGAAAGTGTTTCAAAAGAAGAAATATGTGAGGCCCTTCAGAGTATTCACACGGCTTCCAAAGGGCTCTATCAATTAATGGAAAACTTACTAAGCTGGGCGCAACTTCAAAACAAAAACTCTCAGGCGCAAAAGAGTCGTATAAAAGTTGAAAAAATTTTTAAAGAAGTTAAAGAGGCCATAGGCCTAAATGCACAAGTAAAGAATATAGAAATTGCACTTGAGCCGACAAAGGAACTTACCTTACATGGAGACTACTTCATGATCAAAACGGCAATATATAACTTACTAACAAATGCTATTAAGTTCACACCTGAAAAAGGAATTATCAAATTAAAGTCTTCCCTACAAAATGAAAATGTAAAAATTGAAGTTATTGATAGTGGGATAGGAATGTCTAATGAAATAAAAGATAATCTCTTCAATATTGGCTCTAAGAATTCAAGAAAAGGAACAAATGGAGAACCAGGAACTGGACTTGGACTTTTACTCACAAAGGAGTTCATTGAACTAAATCATGGAAAAATAGATGTACACTCTAGTCCAAACTTGGGAACAACATTTGAAATATTGCTCCCAAAATGTAGCTAG